In Deltaproteobacteria bacterium, a single window of DNA contains:
- a CDS encoding SMP-30/gluconolactonase/LRE family protein: MHARRVYAASEDGAVEAIARVPECPSGLGWLPDGRLLVVSMEDRKLLRREADGALVTHADLSGIASYHCNDMVVDAAGRAYVGNFGFDIHTGQKPSAAKLALVQPGGAASVAATDLMFPNGAVITPDGATLIVGESFGRRLTAFDLDPSSGALSNRRVWAALDGGAVPDGICLDAEGAIWVASPMSREFVRVHEGGRVSQRIACGERMAIACMLGGADRRTLFALTSATIDPYECRRLRSARVERVRVDAPGAGMP; this comes from the coding sequence ATGCACGCGCGGCGCGTCTACGCGGCGAGCGAGGACGGCGCGGTGGAAGCGATCGCGCGCGTGCCCGAATGCCCGAGCGGCCTCGGCTGGCTGCCGGACGGGCGCCTGCTCGTGGTGTCGATGGAAGACCGCAAGCTGCTGCGCCGCGAAGCCGACGGCGCTCTCGTCACGCACGCCGACTTGTCAGGGATCGCGTCCTACCACTGCAACGACATGGTGGTCGACGCCGCGGGCCGCGCGTATGTCGGCAACTTCGGCTTCGACATCCACACCGGCCAGAAGCCGAGCGCCGCGAAGCTCGCTCTCGTGCAGCCGGGCGGCGCCGCTTCCGTGGCGGCGACGGATCTGATGTTCCCGAACGGCGCGGTGATCACGCCGGATGGGGCCACGCTGATCGTGGGCGAGTCGTTCGGGCGCCGGCTCACCGCGTTCGACCTCGACCCTTCCAGCGGCGCGCTCTCGAACCGCCGCGTGTGGGCTGCGCTCGACGGCGGCGCGGTGCCCGACGGCATCTGCCTCGACGCCGAGGGCGCGATCTGGGTCGCGTCGCCGATGAGCCGCGAGTTCGTGCGCGTGCACGAAGGCGGCCGCGTCTCGCAACGCATCGCCTGCGGCGAGCGCATGGCGATCGCCTGCATGCTCGGCGGCGCCGATCGCCGCACGCTGTTCGCGCTGACCAGCGCCACGATCGACCCCTACGAATGCCGCCGCCTGCGCAGCGCGCGCGTCGAACGCGTACGTGTCGACGCACCCGGCGCGGGGATGCCGTGA
- a CDS encoding PEP-CTERM sorting domain-containing protein (PEP-CTERM proteins occur, often in large numbers, in the proteomes of bacteria that also encode an exosortase, a predicted intramembrane cysteine proteinase. The presence of a PEP-CTERM domain at a protein's C-terminus predicts cleavage within the sorting domain, followed by covalent anchoring to some some component of the (usually Gram-negative) cell surface. Many PEP-CTERM proteins exhibit an unusual sequence composition that includes large numbers of potential glycosylation sites. Expression of one such protein has been shown restore the ability of a bacterium to form floc, a type of biofilm.), protein MSIRSRFAGAATFAGLLFAAALPANAAPIQMWLQPNGGFGFDAASSGAASGAGIEFLVDSTFFSNPSPGSPRVTITTPSPIPGHSVQGATKANPSTGDSTWTVRAVDRAYQDLWIVIQGHDPNDSNASHYNDNSRIGLVIDPTDPNWALVHPTGFPNVTYLAYYVGDLAQGASFDVPISYAVAMALKVVQTNPLLCVFPQYRVNFLELAQVPEPAVISLLAFSGTMLAVRKRLKR, encoded by the coding sequence ATGTCGATTCGGAGCCGATTTGCGGGAGCCGCGACCTTCGCCGGGCTGCTCTTCGCCGCTGCGCTGCCGGCGAACGCTGCACCCATCCAAATGTGGCTACAACCGAACGGGGGATTCGGCTTCGACGCGGCGTCGAGCGGGGCGGCCTCGGGCGCAGGCATCGAGTTCTTGGTCGACAGCACGTTCTTCTCGAACCCGTCGCCCGGCTCGCCGCGCGTCACGATCACGACGCCGTCGCCGATTCCCGGCCATAGCGTGCAGGGCGCGACGAAGGCGAACCCGAGCACGGGCGACAGCACCTGGACGGTGCGGGCCGTCGATCGCGCTTATCAGGATCTCTGGATCGTGATTCAGGGCCACGATCCGAACGATTCGAACGCGTCCCACTACAACGACAACAGCCGGATCGGACTCGTGATCGATCCGACGGACCCGAACTGGGCGCTCGTCCACCCGACGGGTTTCCCCAACGTCACGTATCTCGCGTACTACGTCGGTGATCTCGCTCAAGGTGCCAGCTTCGATGTTCCGATCAGCTACGCCGTGGCGATGGCACTGAAAGTCGTGCAGACGAACCCGCTGCTCTGCGTGTTCCCGCAATACCGCGTGAACTTCCTGGAGCTCGCGCAGGTTCCGGAACCCGCTGTGATCTCTCTGCTCGCGTTCTCCGGCACGATGCTCGCGGTGCGAAAACGCCTGAAGAGGTGA
- a CDS encoding class I SAM-dependent methyltransferase, with protein sequence MQLRFRSPGTRLRVSDVLERVRPAHGVQKVLRDGRLHFARLGGVGSEWQVGAPIRDLHAEIPPASALWLDDRSEAALPLATGEAFDLDAPALPWPSGVVPVRGGSRLSFEVLEARGERSRVRFECEGEGATRALSWLAQAGSPAIGDLAHGGSLAREGEPLFANEGQLRISEAARRALAKGHPWLTRDRESEDDGRFAPGAIVELVSEGDSLGLARIESGPHLVARMWHAGAPHAARSRAPAPKPASIEERVARALARREKLRAERSSDSLRLVHGEADALPGLFADRFGPLLRVLVAGRAALPLWERASAALARALREELGHEPSTVLVLQLRPQPPGELTCVRQLSGPALPEPLVVHEGALAVRIESGLAEPARPHPGVGFFPDQRANRARVAALVHASGRYLNLFAHTGAFSAALLAAGAAEVVSVDLSAPYLARIEENLRLSALPLERHRSVKRDARRYLAELAADERFDGIVLDPPTAAAAGAEFWSARQGLEGFVAACLARVRPGGFLLVTTNDRRSAGRLAERVEAAARAASCRVALAHAGPAQDFPALKRFPEGAAFEGVLATRT encoded by the coding sequence ATGCAGCTCCGCTTCCGCTCGCCCGGTACTCGCCTGCGCGTATCCGACGTGCTCGAGCGCGTGCGGCCAGCGCACGGCGTGCAGAAGGTGCTGCGCGACGGCCGCCTCCATTTCGCGCGGCTCGGCGGCGTAGGAAGCGAATGGCAGGTGGGCGCGCCGATCCGCGACCTCCACGCGGAGATTCCACCCGCGAGCGCACTCTGGCTCGACGATCGGAGCGAGGCCGCGCTGCCGCTCGCGACGGGCGAGGCCTTCGACCTCGACGCGCCGGCGTTGCCGTGGCCGTCGGGCGTCGTCCCTGTGCGCGGCGGCTCGCGCTTGTCGTTCGAGGTGCTCGAGGCGCGAGGCGAGCGCTCGCGCGTTCGTTTCGAGTGTGAAGGCGAGGGCGCTACGCGCGCCCTGTCGTGGCTCGCGCAGGCTGGGTCGCCCGCGATCGGCGACCTCGCCCACGGCGGCTCGCTCGCGCGCGAGGGCGAGCCGCTGTTCGCGAACGAGGGGCAGCTGCGCATCTCCGAGGCGGCGCGGCGCGCGCTCGCAAAGGGGCATCCGTGGCTCACGCGCGATCGCGAGAGCGAAGACGACGGCCGCTTCGCGCCGGGAGCCATCGTCGAGCTCGTGAGCGAGGGCGATTCGCTCGGGCTCGCGCGCATCGAGAGTGGCCCGCACCTCGTCGCGCGCATGTGGCATGCGGGAGCTCCGCACGCGGCGCGGTCACGCGCGCCAGCGCCGAAGCCCGCATCGATCGAAGAGCGCGTGGCGCGCGCGCTCGCTCGGCGCGAGAAGCTGCGCGCCGAGCGCAGCAGCGACTCGCTGCGCCTCGTGCACGGCGAGGCGGACGCGCTGCCGGGACTCTTCGCGGATCGCTTCGGTCCGCTCTTGCGCGTGCTCGTGGCGGGGCGCGCAGCGCTGCCGCTCTGGGAGCGGGCGAGCGCGGCGCTTGCCCGCGCGCTCCGCGAAGAGCTCGGCCACGAGCCGAGCACCGTGCTCGTGTTGCAGCTGCGCCCGCAGCCGCCGGGTGAGCTCACGTGCGTGCGGCAGCTGTCCGGGCCGGCGTTGCCCGAGCCGCTCGTGGTGCACGAGGGCGCGCTCGCCGTCCGCATCGAGAGCGGTCTCGCCGAGCCCGCGCGTCCGCATCCGGGCGTGGGCTTCTTCCCCGATCAGCGCGCGAATCGCGCGCGTGTGGCCGCGCTCGTTCACGCCAGCGGGCGCTACCTGAACTTGTTCGCGCACACCGGCGCCTTCAGCGCGGCGCTGCTCGCGGCGGGTGCGGCCGAGGTCGTGAGCGTCGATCTGTCGGCGCCTTACCTCGCACGGATCGAAGAGAACCTGCGGCTCTCGGCGCTTCCGCTCGAGCGACACCGCAGCGTGAAGCGCGACGCGCGCCGGTATCTCGCAGAGCTCGCGGCGGACGAGCGCTTCGACGGCATCGTGCTCGACCCGCCGACGGCGGCCGCAGCGGGCGCCGAGTTCTGGAGCGCGCGGCAGGGCCTCGAAGGCTTCGTTGCGGCGTGCCTCGCGCGAGTGCGGCCAGGCGGGTTCCTGCTCGTGACCACGAACGACCGGCGCTCGGCGGGGCGGCTCGCCGAGCGGGTCGAAGCCGCCGCACGAGCGGCGAGCTGCCGAGTGGCGCTCGCGCACGCAGGTCCCGCGCAGGACTTCCCGGCCCTGAAGCGCTTTCCCGAGGGCGCTGCGTTCGAGGGAGTGCTGGCGACCCGCACCTGA
- a CDS encoding CCA tRNA nucleotidyltransferase, translated as MQIEAPPAVLALCDALRAHGHEAVLVGGGVRDALLARPVRDWDVATSAPVDALLALFPRAIPVGASARHGTALVPTPAGPVDVTTYRGTDLAADLARRDFTVNAMAFDPHAQRLIDPHGGRAHLAARQLRAVGSAAARFEEDPLRALRAARLLAELGLTPDAEIEAAMRASVPSLERVAPERLRSELTRALVGAHARAAFELLRRTGIEAALVPGARDDAPAVIGAMPADLTLRLAAWLRGAVRGRVLARLRFGRASARRIDRLLSLHPLDAGFDGSEASARKIRQRCGDAETVAALLALRSAECAIEQNVWWDAKLAALRAGFAAAERAPFGPADLALRGDEVMAALGCGPGPRVGAALKHLVAHVVADPSANTPERLRELIAAWLEAPGGQRNAGV; from the coding sequence ATGCAGATCGAAGCGCCGCCCGCCGTGCTCGCGCTGTGCGACGCGCTGCGCGCGCACGGGCACGAGGCCGTGCTCGTCGGCGGCGGCGTGCGCGACGCGCTGCTCGCGCGGCCAGTGCGCGACTGGGATGTCGCGACTTCGGCTCCCGTCGATGCGCTGCTCGCCCTCTTCCCGCGCGCGATTCCCGTCGGCGCGAGCGCGCGCCACGGCACGGCGCTGGTGCCGACGCCCGCCGGCCCCGTCGACGTGACGACCTACCGCGGCACCGATCTCGCGGCGGATCTCGCGCGCCGCGACTTCACCGTGAACGCGATGGCGTTCGACCCGCACGCGCAGCGGCTGATCGACCCGCACGGCGGGCGCGCGCACCTCGCCGCGCGGCAGCTGCGCGCGGTGGGCTCCGCCGCCGCGCGCTTCGAGGAAGACCCGCTGCGCGCGCTGCGCGCCGCGCGCCTGCTCGCCGAGCTCGGCCTCACGCCCGACGCGGAGATCGAGGCGGCGATGCGCGCGAGCGTGCCATCGCTCGAGCGCGTTGCGCCCGAGCGCCTGCGCTCCGAGCTCACGCGTGCGCTCGTGGGCGCGCACGCGCGCGCGGCGTTCGAGTTGTTACGGAGGACCGGCATCGAGGCAGCGCTCGTGCCCGGCGCGCGCGACGACGCGCCCGCCGTGATCGGTGCGATGCCCGCCGACCTGACGCTGCGGCTCGCGGCGTGGCTGCGCGGCGCCGTCCGCGGGCGCGTGCTCGCCCGCCTGCGCTTCGGCCGCGCGAGCGCGCGCCGCATCGACCGGCTGCTCTCGCTGCACCCCCTCGACGCGGGCTTCGACGGCAGCGAGGCGAGCGCGCGCAAGATCCGGCAGCGCTGCGGCGACGCCGAGACCGTCGCGGCGCTGCTGGCGCTGCGCAGCGCCGAGTGCGCGATCGAGCAGAACGTGTGGTGGGACGCGAAGCTCGCCGCGCTGCGCGCCGGCTTCGCGGCGGCCGAGCGCGCGCCCTTCGGCCCCGCAGACCTCGCGCTGCGCGGCGACGAGGTGATGGCGGCGCTTGGCTGCGGCCCAGGCCCGCGCGTGGGCGCCGCGCTGAAGCACCTCGTCGCGCACGTCGTCGCCGACCCGAGCGCGAACACGCCCGAGCGGCTGCGGGAGCTGATCGCGGCGTGGCTGGAGGCGCCCGGCGGGCAACGCAACGCGGGTGTCTGA
- a CDS encoding tetratricopeptide repeat protein: MMRSGGGIAAALLATCVLTGSVRADEQAAHLLRASTLARSGKCNEALALLAQTGATGARAALLRGQCHIDGKRWAEAVAALDEAQRAQPGMPDAQLPLLIARYQVGDRQGARQALDAMPASAQQRAEYHLYRGLLLLDGSDNAGAGAAFDRARELAPGEMAPVAAYYSGLAWLSAKDRARANASFDRVIALAPGSEWAKQAEAARKGVAAAPLARWGFLRVGAEWDSNVVLRGEGVDLDTDISNERDGRAVWVAHAGAELFRRGDWSGGLSGTYYGSAHFDLGDFDEHHPTLSPWIDYRIDETTLFRLRYDVGYAWIDGDGFLFDQQLTPTLFKNWGDAGRSQFSARVARLDYEFPVLTPPVGAPGAGNSDYRDRDGWGYGLTAQHAFPVSKESELYLGASYLGFAAEGREYDYQGGELFFGGETMLPLRIEARAVAGVGWLPFAHRSSYQDPPGSGLYESHPREDVAWRARVELERELGAGFSVLAHYRYQNRWSNVDVFDYDRHVAGLYVTYSLGR, encoded by the coding sequence ATGATGCGATCCGGTGGGGGGATCGCAGCAGCGCTGCTTGCGACGTGCGTGCTCACGGGTTCCGTGCGCGCGGACGAGCAAGCTGCGCATCTGCTGCGGGCGAGCACTTTGGCGCGTTCGGGGAAGTGCAACGAAGCGCTCGCGCTGCTGGCGCAGACGGGCGCGACGGGCGCGCGCGCGGCGCTGCTGCGCGGCCAGTGCCACATCGATGGCAAGCGCTGGGCGGAGGCCGTCGCAGCGCTCGACGAGGCGCAGCGCGCGCAGCCGGGCATGCCCGACGCGCAGCTGCCGCTGCTGATCGCGCGCTACCAGGTGGGCGACCGCCAGGGCGCGCGTCAGGCGCTCGACGCGATGCCCGCGAGCGCGCAGCAGCGCGCGGAGTATCACCTCTACCGCGGGTTGTTGTTGCTCGATGGCTCGGACAACGCCGGCGCCGGCGCCGCCTTCGACCGCGCGCGCGAGCTCGCGCCCGGCGAGATGGCTCCCGTGGCGGCGTACTACAGCGGCCTCGCGTGGCTCTCCGCGAAAGATCGCGCGCGCGCGAACGCCTCGTTCGACCGCGTGATCGCGCTCGCGCCCGGCAGCGAGTGGGCGAAGCAGGCCGAGGCCGCGCGCAAAGGGGTCGCCGCAGCGCCGCTCGCGCGCTGGGGCTTCCTGCGCGTCGGCGCCGAGTGGGACAGCAACGTCGTCCTGCGCGGCGAGGGCGTCGACCTCGACACCGACATCTCGAACGAGCGCGATGGACGCGCAGTGTGGGTGGCGCATGCGGGCGCGGAGCTGTTCCGGCGCGGCGACTGGTCCGGCGGTCTGAGCGGGACTTATTACGGCTCGGCGCACTTCGATCTCGGCGATTTCGACGAGCACCACCCGACGCTCTCGCCGTGGATCGACTACCGGATCGACGAGACCACGCTCTTCCGCCTCCGCTACGACGTGGGCTACGCCTGGATCGACGGCGACGGGTTTCTGTTCGACCAGCAGCTCACGCCGACGCTCTTCAAGAATTGGGGCGACGCGGGGCGGTCGCAGTTCAGCGCGCGCGTGGCGCGCCTCGACTACGAGTTTCCGGTGCTGACGCCGCCCGTCGGCGCGCCCGGCGCGGGCAACTCCGACTACCGCGATCGCGACGGCTGGGGCTACGGGCTGACCGCGCAGCATGCGTTCCCCGTCAGCAAGGAGAGCGAGCTGTACCTCGGCGCGAGCTATCTCGGCTTCGCCGCCGAAGGCCGCGAGTACGACTACCAGGGAGGCGAGCTGTTCTTCGGCGGCGAGACGATGCTGCCGCTTCGGATCGAGGCGCGCGCGGTTGCCGGCGTCGGCTGGCTGCCGTTCGCACACCGCTCGAGTTATCAGGACCCACCCGGCAGCGGCCTGTATGAGAGCCACCCCCGCGAGGATGTCGCGTGGCGCGCGCGCGTCGAGCTCGAACGCGAGCTCGGCGCCGGCTTCTCCGTGCTGGCGCACTACCGCTACCAGAACCGCTGGTCGAACGTCGACGTGTTCGACTACGACCGCCACGTCGCGGGGCTCTACGTAACCTATTCGCTCGGGCGGTAA
- a CDS encoding LLM class F420-dependent oxidoreductase codes for MKIDAGLNASDLAHVPEKARRLEAQGYDGIITAETSHDPFFPLLLAAEHTTRAELMTSIAVAFARSPMTLANIGHDLNAYSKGRFILGLGSQIAPHITKRFSMPWSHPAARMRELILAMRAIWKCWHEGEKLNFRGDFYAHTLMTPMFTPTDTKYGAPKVFLAAVGPMMTEVAGEAADGMIIHAFTTAKYVQEETIPAIERGLAKAGKKRSEFQLAYPVFVVTGLDEKSWEQSRTAVTKQIAFYGSTPAYRPVLEKHGWGELQTELNTMSKRGEWDEMGRRITDDILEQFAVVGSPNEIPPLLKTRYGGSVDRVMATFTFASDDARRAALEELRAK; via the coding sequence ATGAAGATCGACGCCGGCCTCAACGCCTCGGACCTCGCGCACGTTCCGGAGAAAGCGCGGCGCCTCGAGGCGCAGGGCTACGACGGCATCATCACCGCCGAGACCTCGCACGATCCGTTCTTTCCGTTGCTGCTCGCAGCCGAGCACACCACGCGGGCGGAGCTGATGACTTCGATCGCGGTCGCGTTCGCGCGCAGCCCGATGACGCTGGCGAACATCGGCCACGACTTGAACGCGTACTCGAAGGGCCGCTTCATCCTCGGCCTCGGCTCGCAGATCGCGCCGCACATCACGAAGCGCTTCAGCATGCCGTGGTCGCACCCGGCGGCGCGCATGCGCGAGCTGATCCTCGCGATGCGCGCGATCTGGAAGTGCTGGCACGAGGGCGAAAAGCTGAACTTCCGCGGCGACTTCTACGCGCACACGCTGATGACGCCGATGTTCACGCCCACCGACACGAAGTACGGCGCACCGAAGGTCTTCCTCGCCGCGGTCGGGCCGATGATGACCGAGGTCGCGGGCGAAGCGGCCGACGGCATGATCATCCACGCCTTCACCACCGCGAAGTACGTGCAGGAAGAGACGATTCCCGCGATCGAGCGCGGGCTCGCGAAAGCGGGCAAGAAGCGCAGCGAGTTCCAGCTCGCCTACCCCGTCTTCGTCGTGACCGGCCTCGACGAGAAGAGCTGGGAGCAGTCCCGCACCGCGGTGACGAAGCAGATCGCGTTCTACGGCTCGACCCCCGCGTATCGCCCCGTGCTCGAGAAGCACGGCTGGGGCGAGCTGCAGACCGAGCTGAACACGATGAGCAAGCGCGGCGAGTGGGACGAGATGGGCCGCCGCATCACGGACGACATTCTCGAGCAGTTCGCCGTCGTGGGCTCTCCGAACGAGATCCCGCCCCTGCTGAAGACGCGCTACGGCGGCTCGGTCGATCGCGTGATGGCGACCTTCACGTTCGCGTCCGATGACGCACGGCGCGCCGCACTGGAAGAGCTGCGCGCGAAATGA
- a CDS encoding histidine phosphatase family protein: MSLRAAPCTLTLVRHGETPANISGLWHGSLDTQLTARGERQAARVGLHVARTRGDVRALYASTLTRARRTAEAIGARVGLAVATEAALCEYDLGAWEGRSYAELVREERLFERMAKEPDWRPGGGESARAVAERLAGALRTIAARHAGERVVVVSHGGALTLAFGLLLDGDPGVWRRVMDNAAVSELTLHPEPRLHRFNEVHHLDGLA; this comes from the coding sequence ATGTCGCTCCGCGCCGCGCCCTGCACGCTCACTCTCGTTCGCCACGGCGAGACGCCCGCGAACATCTCCGGGCTCTGGCACGGCTCGCTCGACACGCAGCTGACTGCGCGCGGCGAGCGGCAGGCCGCGCGCGTCGGCCTGCACGTCGCGCGCACGCGCGGCGACGTGCGCGCGCTCTACGCGAGCACGCTCACGCGAGCGCGGCGCACGGCAGAGGCGATCGGGGCGCGCGTCGGCCTCGCGGTCGCGACCGAGGCGGCGCTCTGCGAGTACGACCTCGGCGCGTGGGAGGGCCGCAGCTACGCGGAGCTCGTGCGCGAGGAGAGGCTGTTCGAGCGCATGGCAAAGGAGCCCGACTGGCGCCCGGGCGGCGGCGAGTCGGCGCGCGCCGTCGCCGAGCGCCTCGCGGGCGCACTGCGCACGATCGCGGCGCGCCACGCCGGCGAGCGCGTCGTGGTCGTCTCACACGGCGGCGCGCTCACGCTCGCGTTCGGCCTGCTGCTCGATGGCGACCCCGGCGTGTGGCGCCGCGTGATGGACAACGCCGCCGTCAGCGAGCTCACGCTCCACCCGGAGCCGCGGCTTCACCGCTTCAACGAGGTGCACCACCTCGACGGCCTCGCATGA